The genomic DNA TTCCATTAGTACCACATGAAGACAATATGAACATGTTTAGTTCGATCATGCTGCAGTCTGCTATTAAAAGGAAATGAAATAAATACAGGAGCGTGAAAATCACTACCGTATCCAGAATTATAATAACTAGGGCAAGTAATACTAATAATTAGGGCaagaacaaaagaagaagaaaagacgATTTGGTTAGAAACTTAAAATATGCAGACAAAAACAAGTGCGTTGAACTTATCTGCATCACAAGTATAGATCCCGTGACACCACAGCATGGCCAACTTTTCGGTTCACGGGACCTCTGTCTGCATGCAGTACTGCTCCTCCCATTCCttcccaccaccaccaataaTAATCCTTTGCTTctcattccccctataaaaccTACCAACTTTGGAGCTCCAAAATCCACAACCTTAACGCACCAAACAATTCCTATAAGAAAAGATATGGAGGGCGCTCGTCAAAAGCTGGTCGTAGTTTTGGCTGCTGTGGTTTTGGTTGCAATTGCAGGCAATGGCGGTTTTGTTCAGGTTGCTAATGCTCAGAACATATGCAACGTCTCTGTCACCGGTTTGATGACTTGCAGGCCGGCTGTGACTTCTCCGAATCCGGCACCGCCTACAAAAGCCTGCTGCGCGGCGCTGTCGCACGCCAACGTGAGCTGCCTTTGCTCCTACAAGAACTCCAGTGTCTTGCCTTCTCTGGGGATTGACCCTAACCTTGCCCTACAGCTTCCCGCCAAGTGCAAGCTTCCCCATCCTGCCAATTGCTAGACAGAGCTACGCAACACTGGTGCAATAAACAAACATGATTTGGTTACGATTAAGATATGATTAATCGTGCAATCATGCACAACTTTGGATAATTAATATGCTTTCCTATATGTAATGTAAGCATGTTTATAGTTTGGATGTGTGCGTTTCTTTTGTCGTTGTCGTTCTAGTTCAATTTGCCATCATGTTTTCGATATCGAATGTGTAATATTATTAATAATACAAATCtcggttttctttttcttttttttttgcggtAACAAGCCTCTTTGAATACAAATTTTAGAAACCGAACTTACCACAAGCCTCTTTGAATACAAATCTCGGTTTTCACGTAAGTGGTTACGTTCAAATTATGGAATGTATAATTAAGATTGCAGTCACATTTTTCACATATAACTCTAGTTTTTTTGTATGGTTTTCGAGAGAAATGGAATTTATTTAGCTAATAGGCTCTAGCAAGTGAGGAATATCTCCCATCAAAATTTCAcgagtgtggatgcaaattttcccctccttcttcttggacaaaattacacctacaaaacaattaacacattAGGGTCAACGCCAAGAGCCTCATGAGCCCATGATGAGTGGggactttggccgaagaacctccgataccaaagttagaatttagagagaaaagtgtttaaagagtttttggagttttgcaagagtgtggacttagctttttagagaaaatggggtCCAATTTATAGAGCATGGCTGGCCCTCTTTGGGAGAGAGAGTGGCCGGCCTTTGGGTGTTTTTTTTGGTGTAATGGGTGAGTTATTTagcaattaatggattaattaggtaataaatccattaattggctaattaactcaatttatatggaatgttttgaaggttatggagtAAATACCTTCTAGGGAATataagatgaggatggatgaaataattttgaatttgttgcctattttgggcacttttggctTGGTTGAGGGATGTTTGCCCGCTGCTTGCGTGTAGGAAACCTggtgtgcctcaagggtaattttgtcctttttacccaaaaatccacgtgtcgtctcttaattatttttggttCCACAAATACCCCTACACCTGCTGGGTTGCTCGtaggaaagggcagcaggtgtagagatcttgctttaggaaacttaggactgcttcctattttgatgtagattccctctttaatatgaaattagatcattctaggaaaaggaaataaattcctctcaaagtctatttaagtccaccttaagtgcgttgttaaatcaactttggagagcaatttattctaccttacaagagagagaaagcttagaggatatttgctccccctcctctagcaatcttctacatcttgcccgtACAAAAgatcgtctttcgttgcttgcttCGTCTCCGCGCCGCACcgatataaaaaatttaattttccttgtcttcttcttggataatGTTGTCACGGTGCAGCCGTTGGGGTGATGCGACACGTCGGCTGACAGGGGCTAGGAGTCGGCTTGGCATGGGCCAAGGAAATGGTGTGGCAGGGGCCATTGCTTGTGCTACTCAACTTGATtgaagccaaggattggctcggcATGGGCCGAGGAAGTGGCATGACATGGGTAACGATTTGGGCTACCACGTCTAGGCTACTTGCCAAAAATGACTCGACTGCTTGAGCTTGATCTCTTAGCTACCGTAGATGGAACAATCAAGGATGGAGCTGCCAAGATTGGAGttgctgaagatgaagtgtcgGATGAGCGAACTGTTAAGTGTAAAAGTGGTTGCTGCCCCTTAACCATTTATTGCCTAATTGATCTTCAagcattcgatcttttgagctatgtagccttctcgcactggagagcttacccagataggtgtcggggaattggtttaccttctcgcactggagagcaattagtttatcctctcgcactgaagAACAGATCCATataggtgtcggggaattggtttaccctctcgcactggagagcaattagtttatcctctcgcactgaagagcagactcatatgggtgtcggggaattggtttaccctctcgcactggaaaacaattagtttatcctctcgtactggagagcaaacccatacAGGTGTccaggaattggtttaccctctcgcactggagaacaattagtttatcctctcgcgttggagagcagacccatatgggtgttggggaattggtttaccctctcgcactggaaagcaattagtttatcctcttgcactggagagcataGAAATCATTGTCGTGAGTGCAACTGAGGAAAGCTGGAATCCTAGGACAACCGAAATAATCCTTAGCTTGTCCTCGGTTCTTGGTAGTTGGGCTGGTGTGTCCTTCTGGTACTCATCTGCCCCCGGCGTGCCATTGGGCTGAGCTACTACATTTGTCGGAACAGAAGTAGTCTTTATATCCAACAATCTATATGGGGTAGTCTCGTCTGCTCGACCTTGTCATTGAAAGATGACTCGctcatgttggtcatgtctcatcGAAGCGTCTTGTTAATAGATTCGTTGTGTGGGAAATTGCGCAATCGCTCAGTCAGGAGcctttctacttcttcctgaattttccTTTGTTAAGGCTGGTAGAGCTCTCGGCTACCCCCAGTCGTGACCTTTTGGTCTAGGCTGTTCTTCCATGTGTTCAGCTCGTTTATATCGCGGTTGTGGTGGGTGTGGTATGTTCATAGCAAGCAAGCGGGTAACTCGCAAGCTGCTGGTTAAACTTGAGTTGGATTAAGTAACTGTTTCTCTCAGTCCGCTGTGTTGCCTACTCTGATGTGAGGTGGAAGATGCTCATTGCGGGTCTTGTcgcgaatgaacacttcacTTGGAAGGTTGCTtatgttgattatcggagtgtggcccTTATTGTGAATGTATGTTTGTCCGTGGGCCTAACTGAGAGTGCACACTCCTCCACGCTCTAAGACGgaagtatacgctatctcgaaGGTCCAGTCGGGAGTGTACTATGTTAGAATGCTCTGTTCGTGATTGGTCAAGTGGCTGCTTATTGGGACGCTGGTGGAGATGTTCGTCTGCCCTTTTCCttcttcgggacacctcgtcaGGGGCACATTAGATCTCGGTGCgttgcaagagttgattcaccaaggttgtttgttgtgcaagggtgctcgtcaactctatgacttgtcgagacaagtgttgtttgccatttggattggaagagcttggaaggaataTGCTTCCTtaagcagtggaagtgtggtaggctCCGGGCACGAGATTTGAATTGGGAATTGCCAAATCTAGGAGAAACGTGGTGAAAATACCTCTGGCTCGATGGTTGGTCCGGATAGTTAAGATAGTCTTAGGTCGATTTAGGCTGCTTGAGATGTcacgggagcaggctgggccacgagagtGGGCTACTCAGTGTGAGCAAGCTAGGCCACAAGAGTGGGTTGCTCGGCGGGAACAGGCTAGGCCATGGGAGTGGGCTGCTCGGTGTATGATGCACGCGGGTGCTCGGCTTGGCAACGCATTGGGCTCGTGTTGGGCGtggagtgacatggcttgggcCGTGGCCTTAGTGTCGTGAACCACCTTGGATGGCACGGCTTGGGCCGTGGTGGTGACACCATGGACCTCGCCACAGGTGGTTACCGTGGTAGCCACCGCGGTGGTTCCCGTGGTGGAAactcgtggtggtggtgccgctTCACCTTTTGTCACatttagcctcgtggatcgtcgtggtcccatctcttgaatgttgaaattttcattcgttgaattttctaaatttctagccatcgTATTTTTGAGAGTTTTCTACGAGTGTGGGACTTAActttcaatgaaagcaccaatttgtggatgcaaattttcgcctccttcttggacaaaattgcacctacaaaacaattaacaccttagggtcAAGACCAAGAACCTCACGaacccacgatgaatggggggctttggtcgaagaacctccgatgccaaagttagaatttagagagaaaagtgtttagagagtttttggagttttgcaagagtgtaGACTtaactttttagagaaaatggggtCCAATTTATAGAGCATGGCCGGCCCTCTTTGGGAGAGATTGGACGGCCTTTGGGtgttttttggggtgtaatgggtgagttatttggcaattaatggattaattaggtaataaatccattaattggccaattaactcaatgtatatggaatgttttgaaggttatggagtAAATACCTTGTAGGGAATATAAGATGAGAatggatgaaataattttgaatttgttacctattttgggcacttttggctTGGTTGATGGATGTTTGCCTGCTCGCGCGTAAGAAACCTGGTGTGCCTCGAGAGTAATTTTATCCTTTTTGCCCAAAAATTCACGTGTTGcatcttgattattttttgctccacaacgAGTATTATAATTATTAAGGTGATTAATATCTAAAGATTTCTAATCCTTCaacagtatatatatatatatatatctctggGAGCAAAGTTGCATTTGATCGAATGAAATTGCCGGAACATCCTCAAAAACAAAAGTCAGGTTATGACAGTTTGAGAGGCTAattctaaaataatttttgagttttactaTGAACTCTtagataatataatatatacatgAATGCATCTTGAGTTGAGCATAATTCTTgtacaaaataaacaaatgaaCCTCTTATACCATAAGCTTTTATGGAGAAGACGAGCATCATCTCCAATAATGTACATACAAAGGGGGCCGTCAGACCGATCTACTGGCGTCTACGGATGGTTCAACGCTCGATGGAGATACCTCTGCGCCGTAATCCCAGAGTTGTTTCAGCTCGTGCCTTATCAGTCCCAAAATCACTGTAACACCTGATGACCAGAGAAGGAATAAGAAGGCAAAGTAAAACATCTGCAAATTTTATCGGCCTAAAATTGGAAAAACGCGTCCAGAAAACCAAACAGAAGATGTAAGATCCATGCGCCGGAGATTACCTAGTGTACATGGAACGAGATATAGGAGTGCAGGCTGACCGTTGCCATTCATGAGATACAAACCCAGGTAAGTAAGACCGAGTCCTGGAAAAGGAAGAACGTTCCATAAGTACCACATGAAGACAATATGAACATGTTTAGTTCGATCATACTGCAGTCTGCTATTAAAAGGAAATGAAATAAATACACTTGATTTATGAGCAAGAACTTACAATCTTATATAAACAAAGGTGAAATGGATTTTACCGTAACAGAgcagaaaatgaaaatatataacacaATGCTTTTCCCAAGCAAGGTAGGCATAATTTTTGTAATTCATGTATATCGTAGGAGGGGAaagaaataattattttttttaaataaaaacaaattagatGTTGCAAGAGCACTCACCAATTCCATAGCCAATTAACAACCAGGGAAAATATCCGTTAAACGCactcttcttattttctttgtcaaaCCTGAGACAGCCAAACCAGGAAAAGATCAAAAACGGGGGAAAGATATACAGAAAAtcaaatgtaaaacaaaataCTCAGAAATAGAAAATCAATAACAATTTAACACTCAAAGTTCAATATTTGTATGGCATTCATTATCAATATATCACCCAATTGACTTTAATTATCTTGGCCATCCAGCAACAATTTTTATATGGACTTTTTGGGTTCATCAGCAGAAACTGAGCAAAGCATGAGTCCAGCATGCAAATAACAGAGAAAGGAATCGCGTTACTTTAATCTCTCAACCCAACCCTCTATTGCCCGGAACCAAAATCAGCCAAAGTAATCCATATAATGTCTAGTCTGGACTTCATTACATAGACGACTAAGGAAAAATTATAGGACTTGATAACAAGAAATATATATGTGAAAGGCGTTAAGTTTCCTCTTTCATTGACGAGGGAGCGAGTGAGTCCTGATACAGATACAAAAAATCAATGTTGGAGCTGATTTCCCATTCATAATCCAATTGTTCACCATCATGATAATGTATCTATCCCAAAGACAGGTGCATTACCATGATGCAAcataattcaaattttcacaTAAAACATCCCTCACTTCAGTTCGTACACGATTTTCGTATGCTTTCTAAATATGCAAATGTATGAAAATTGATAGGTTAGGTGCACTTCTGAGTGTAATAACTGTTAATTGTGGTATGGGGATCTGGGAACGTATGTTATATGCTAATTAAAACCTCATTTAATCCGGAGAGAATCATATTTAACTAAGGACTTCTTTTCAATTAATCAACTAGCTCAAGAACTTAATCCAAAAAGGAAATGTTGTACTATCTCTTTAAAAAATAGAGACATTAACTGAAAGAAGTCAGTACCTGTAAGTAAATACAATAAGCAAACCAGGAAACAGAACGTCCCCGAAGCCAATCATATTCACACCACCCCAGGGGTCAAAAAAGCGAGGGATTCTCAAAAGCATTGGTAGGGCTTCACCACTGCTGTCACCCTTAGCAACCTATAAGCAAAAGCAAATTGTAACATTTTAGTTTCTCTAATAGAATTTTAAATGAGGAtttccaaacaaaaacaaaagggcTAAAGTGTAAAAGCTAATACTCTAGTAAAGCACATCTCACATCCAT from Pyrus communis chromosome 17, drPyrComm1.1, whole genome shotgun sequence includes the following:
- the LOC137723626 gene encoding putative lipid-transfer protein DIR1 translates to MEGARQKLVVVLAAVVLVAIAGNGGFVQVANAQNICNVSVTGLMTCRPAVTSPNPAPPTKACCAALSHANVSCLCSYKNSSVLPSLGIDPNLALQLPAKCKLPHPANC